Part of the Streptomyces sp. RFCAC02 genome is shown below.
CCGGGGCGCAGATGTCGATCAGGCCGATGTCGTCGCGGGCGATCAGGTCCCGCCAGTCGGTCACCACCTCGGACCAGTCGAAGCGTTCGGCGGTCGCGGTGGCGGCCGTGCGGTCGCGGCCGGCGAGCGCGGTGAGGCGGGGCAGCAGCGGCGGGGCGAAGAAGCTGCGCGCGTTGCGCCAGCCCAGGGAGTGGGCCGTGCCCATGAAGGCGTGACCGACCATGCCGATACCGATCGTGCGCGCGTTCAGCGAGCCCATCGGGCGTCCTCCGTCCGAGTTGGCGGGTGGCGGGTGGCGGTGCTGCGTGCCGCGGTCAGGATTCGAAGCCCATCGGGAGGTACTGCTCGACGTTGTCGGCCGTGACGACCGGGGCGTCGAGGACGATGCGGCGCGGGACCTCGGGCTGGGCCAGGTCGGACATGCCGCGCTCCTGGGCGATGAGGCGGGCCAGTTTGATGCCGTCGGCGGCCTGGGTGGCCGGGTAGATGACGGTGGCCTCCATGTCGCCGCTCTGGATCCACCGCATGGCGTTGGCCGAGCCGGCGCCGCCGATGAAGAAGAACTCGTCGCGGCCGGCGTTCTGGAAGGCGGCCATGACGCCCACGCCCTGGTCGTCGTCGTGGTTCCAGATGATGTCGATCTCGCCCTGGGCCTGGAGCAGGTTGGAGGCGGCGACCTCGCCCGACTCGACGGTGAACTCGGCCGCCACGCGGTTGTCGACGTCCTGGCCGCACGCCTCCAGGGCGTCGGTGAAGCCGCGGGAGCGGTCCTGGGTCAGCGGCAGGGAGTCGAGGCCGGCGATCTCGGCGATCACCGCGTCGTCCCCGAGGTCGTGCTCGGCCACCAGGCCGCAGGCGTACTCGCCGGCGGCGACGCCCATGCCGTAGTTGTCGCCGAGGATGGTGGTGCGGGCGGCCGCCTCGTCGGAGAACTCGCGGTCGACGTTCACCACCGGGATGCCGGCCTCCATGGCCTGGGTGGCGACCTGGGTGAGGGCCGCGCCGTCCGTCGGCAGCAGCACGATGGCGTCCACGCCGTCGTTGATGAACGTCTCGATGTGGCTGATCTGGGTGCTCGGGTCGTTGGTGCCCTCGGCGACGCGGAGTTCCACGTCCTCGTACTCGGCGGCGGTCTGTTCGGCGAAGGTGTTGATGGCGGCGAGCCAGCCGTGGTCCGCCTCGGGCCCCGAGAACCCGATGACGACCTCCTCGCCGGGCTCGTCGTTGGGGCTGAGCGCGGTGCGCCCCGCCGTCTCGTCCTCGGCGGGCGACTCGTCGGGGGAGTTGCTGGTGCAGGCGGCGAGGACGGCGGTCGCGGTGAGGGCCAGACAGGCGGCCATCGCGCGGCGGACGGTTCTCTTCGTTGCTCTGGGCATGGGGGCCTCCGGTGCGGACGGACGGTGCGGGTCGGCGGTGCGGGGAGGGCGTGCGCGCGGGTGTCAGG
Proteins encoded:
- a CDS encoding substrate-binding domain-containing protein; translated protein: MPRATKRTVRRAMAACLALTATAVLAACTSNSPDESPAEDETAGRTALSPNDEPGEEVVIGFSGPEADHGWLAAINTFAEQTAAEYEDVELRVAEGTNDPSTQISHIETFINDGVDAIVLLPTDGAALTQVATQAMEAGIPVVNVDREFSDEAAARTTILGDNYGMGVAAGEYACGLVAEHDLGDDAVIAEIAGLDSLPLTQDRSRGFTDALEACGQDVDNRVAAEFTVESGEVAASNLLQAQGEIDIIWNHDDDQGVGVMAAFQNAGRDEFFFIGGAGSANAMRWIQSGDMEATVIYPATQAADGIKLARLIAQERGMSDLAQPEVPRRIVLDAPVVTADNVEQYLPMGFES